One genomic region from Evansella sp. LMS18 encodes:
- a CDS encoding LLM class flavin-dependent oxidoreductase yields the protein MEIGISTFVETTPDPKTGEVISHAQRLREVVEEIVLADQVGLDVFGVGEHHREDFAASSPAVLLAAAASQTKNIRLTSAVTVLSSDDPVRVFQDFATVDGISNGRAEIMAGRGSFIESFPLFGYDLQDYDELFEEKLDLLLKLTKTEKITWKGKHRPSIQDRGVYPRPVQEPLPVWIGSGGNPESVVRAGYLGLPLVLAIIGGSPLQFAPLVDLYKRAAAEAGHDVSKLPVASHSHGFIAETTETAADKFFPSTQQVMNVIGRERGWGHYDRSSFDHARRFEGALYVGDSDYVAEKIIHLRKNVGITRFMLHLPLGTMPHEEVMNAIELLGKEVAPRVREEIAEWEKGEK from the coding sequence TTGGAAATTGGAATAAGTACATTCGTGGAAACAACGCCAGATCCGAAGACTGGGGAAGTAATCAGCCATGCCCAGCGTCTCAGGGAGGTAGTGGAGGAAATTGTTCTTGCTGACCAAGTGGGGTTGGATGTCTTTGGAGTGGGAGAGCATCACAGGGAAGACTTTGCCGCTTCTTCGCCGGCTGTTCTCCTGGCAGCTGCCGCATCCCAGACAAAGAATATAAGGCTCACAAGTGCGGTAACAGTGCTTTCTTCAGATGATCCCGTAAGAGTTTTCCAGGATTTCGCTACGGTGGACGGCATTTCAAACGGCCGGGCGGAAATTATGGCAGGCAGGGGATCCTTTATTGAATCCTTTCCATTGTTTGGCTATGACCTGCAGGACTATGACGAACTGTTTGAAGAAAAACTCGATTTGCTCCTGAAACTAACAAAAACAGAAAAAATCACCTGGAAAGGGAAGCACCGTCCATCCATCCAGGACCGGGGTGTTTATCCCCGTCCGGTACAGGAACCGCTGCCTGTCTGGATCGGGAGCGGCGGAAATCCGGAATCTGTTGTACGTGCCGGCTACCTCGGACTGCCGCTTGTGTTGGCAATCATCGGCGGAAGCCCGCTGCAGTTTGCTCCTCTTGTAGACTTGTATAAAAGAGCAGCAGCGGAAGCGGGCCATGATGTTTCCAAACTTCCAGTCGCTTCCCACTCCCATGGTTTTATAGCGGAAACAACAGAGACAGCAGCAGATAAGTTTTTCCCGTCCACCCAGCAGGTGATGAACGTTATAGGTAGGGAAAGGGGCTGGGGGCATTATGACCGGTCAAGCTTCGACCATGCCAGAAGATTTGAAGGGGCCCTTTATGTTGGGGATTCTGATTATGTAGCCGAGAAAATTATCCATCTGAGAAAAAATGTAGGAATCACCCGCTTTATGCTTCATCTCCCTCTTGGAACGATGCCTCACGAGGAAGTGATGAATGCTATTGAGCTCCTTGGCAAAGAGGTAGCTCCCCGTGTAAGGGAGGAAATAGCGGAGTGGGAAAAAGGGGAAAAATAA
- a CDS encoding acyltransferase family protein, which translates to MKGREYYLDWIRVLATFGVFLFHCLMFFNPFPWHVKNNILDTSSILILSLFLGIWLMPLFFVISGISSALALKKRSVSSFLKDRLLRIGVPLILGIFLLSPPQVYIERVSNGAFNGTFIDFFPLYFNGVYLDFGQSGNFAFHGLHLWYLLVLLVFSLWTALLIKVLPPSITFRPVYLALLPLLMFMSGMTTTVALGGWDILFYLIVFTAGYYFFSSEDFMHALAKTVKIWIPAAVISTVLVITWFMVSPPVSGSLAGGIYFLVRTLSCFSIMCCIFFFGKKYLSSSNKLLKYGGEASLPFYILHQPVIVIIGYFIKDLSWALPVKLIFLILMSFAVIWVIYHQLIRRFNILRFLFGMKTVTNSKPAVKTAV; encoded by the coding sequence TTGAAGGGGAGAGAATATTATCTTGACTGGATCAGGGTGCTGGCAACGTTCGGTGTGTTTCTGTTTCATTGTTTGATGTTTTTCAATCCATTTCCTTGGCATGTTAAAAACAATATCTTAGACACTTCATCTATACTAATCCTGAGTTTATTCCTGGGTATTTGGCTTATGCCTTTGTTTTTTGTGATTTCAGGAATCAGCTCAGCCCTTGCTCTGAAAAAGCGGTCGGTTTCTTCATTTCTTAAGGATCGGCTACTCAGAATCGGTGTCCCTTTAATCCTGGGGATTTTCCTTTTATCACCGCCGCAAGTGTATATTGAGAGGGTAAGTAACGGGGCGTTTAACGGTACTTTTATTGATTTTTTTCCGCTGTACTTTAACGGTGTTTACTTAGATTTCGGCCAAAGCGGAAACTTTGCATTTCATGGTCTGCATTTATGGTATTTACTCGTATTACTGGTCTTTTCTCTATGGACAGCACTACTTATTAAAGTTCTCCCTCCATCGATAACTTTCAGGCCTGTGTATTTGGCGTTGCTCCCACTGCTTATGTTTATGAGCGGAATGACTACGACAGTAGCACTGGGAGGGTGGGATATCCTTTTTTATCTGATTGTTTTTACAGCAGGTTATTATTTTTTCTCCTCGGAAGATTTCATGCATGCATTGGCTAAAACCGTAAAAATATGGATCCCTGCAGCAGTAATCTCAACGGTACTTGTCATAACCTGGTTTATGGTGTCACCACCGGTAAGTGGTTCACTGGCAGGAGGTATTTATTTCTTAGTAAGGACTCTAAGCTGTTTCAGCATCATGTGCTGTATCTTCTTTTTTGGCAAAAAATATCTTTCCTCTTCTAACAAACTTTTAAAGTATGGGGGAGAGGCGTCACTTCCTTTTTATATCCTTCATCAGCCGGTAATTGTGATCATAGGGTACTTCATTAAAGATCTATCCTGGGCTCTTCCGGTAAAGCTCATTTTCTTAATCCTTATGTCTTTTGCTGTGATCTGGGTTATTTATCATCAATTAATCAGGCGATTTAATATACTGAGGTTTCTGTTTGGCATGAAAACTGTTACTAACTCCAAACCTGCTGTTAAAACTGCAGTTTAA
- a CDS encoding alanyl-tRNA editing protein, whose protein sequence is MTEELYLEDSFLKTCNANIIEIDGGTVILDKTVFYPAGGGQECDHGYIVQNGQEFEVHKVKKEAGKIRHYVRDAERLIPGPAEAVIDWERRENLMRHHTMLHVLAAVFHNEYGSLCTGNQIYPEKARIDLTDITELDRDEINRIVDLANEEVKKNHPVSARTLPREEAEAISGAIKTVVNLIPEAVKEIRLVKIGEIDEQACGGTHVKGTEDIGEIVLDKTKNKGKGTTRLELRAVTKSVEAV, encoded by the coding sequence ATGACCGAAGAACTTTATCTGGAAGACAGTTTTCTAAAAACATGCAACGCAAACATCATTGAAATTGACGGGGGTACTGTAATACTTGATAAGACAGTCTTTTATCCAGCCGGCGGCGGCCAGGAGTGCGACCATGGTTATATTGTCCAGAATGGGCAGGAATTCGAGGTACATAAAGTGAAGAAAGAAGCGGGGAAAATCCGCCATTATGTCCGTGATGCAGAAAGACTGATTCCAGGTCCTGCTGAAGCGGTAATCGACTGGGAACGAAGAGAAAATCTCATGCGGCATCACACTATGCTTCATGTGCTTGCGGCGGTATTTCATAATGAGTACGGCTCTCTTTGTACCGGTAACCAGATTTACCCGGAAAAAGCGAGAATTGATCTTACAGACATTACAGAGCTTGACCGGGATGAAATTAACAGGATTGTAGATTTAGCTAACGAGGAAGTAAAGAAAAATCACCCTGTCTCAGCACGAACGTTGCCGCGGGAAGAAGCGGAAGCAATTTCCGGGGCGATTAAAACAGTAGTAAATCTTATTCCGGAAGCTGTGAAAGAAATCCGTCTAGTGAAAATCGGAGAGATCGACGAACAGGCATGTGGCGGCACCCATGTGAAAGGAACAGAAGATATCGGGGAAATTGTCCTTGATAAAACTAAAAATAAAGGAAAAGGAACAACAAGGCTGGAGCTTAGAGCGGTAACAAAGAGTGTGGAAGCAGTTTAG
- a CDS encoding RidA family protein → MEIQEKLNSTGLQWPDESPAPMANYVTVRRTGNLLFVSGAGPFVNGKPVYQGRVGAEVTLEEAREASRITVVNLLSMVSSEVADLHKIKIIKLLAFVNSAPDFYDQPKVIDAASDLFAELLGEKGKHARSAIGTSVLPFNIPVEIEMVAEIED, encoded by the coding sequence ATGGAAATTCAAGAGAAATTAAACAGCACAGGGCTGCAATGGCCGGACGAGTCGCCTGCACCAATGGCTAACTACGTCACGGTAAGAAGAACAGGTAACTTATTATTTGTCTCAGGGGCCGGTCCTTTTGTAAATGGAAAGCCTGTTTACCAGGGGAGAGTCGGGGCAGAAGTAACACTTGAAGAGGCGAGAGAAGCATCCAGAATAACTGTAGTGAATTTATTAAGCATGGTAAGCAGTGAAGTGGCAGATTTACATAAAATCAAAATAATTAAACTGCTGGCTTTTGTTAATAGTGCACCAGACTTCTATGATCAGCCAAAAGTTATCGACGCTGCTTCAGATCTTTTCGCAGAACTGCTTGGCGAGAAAGGAAAACATGCCAGATCTGCTATTGGGACAAGCGTCCTGCCATTTAATATACCAGTGGAAATTGAGATGGTCGCAGAAATAGAAGATTAG
- the ilvA gene encoding threonine ammonia-lyase produces the protein MLITMNDIYQARANLAGVINRTPLENSRTISKLTGNDVYLKTENLQKTGSFKIRGAYNKIANLPEEDRQKGVVAFSAGNHGAGTAYAAQKLGIKATVVMPENPVLSKKNAILQYGAEVIEHGTTSIAMFEKAFELHQQEGRVMIHPFDDPYIIAGQGTIGLEILEDLPDAEVVIIPVSGGGLISGLAAALKEIKPTIKVIGVNTEGATAMYTSLEHGKPTEVSEVNTIADGLMAKKPGDLTFAHTQKYVDDLVLVSEADIANSVAFMAERTKLVVEPSGAAATAALLSGRVNIKDKKTVVMVSGGNVSFELYHQLIKEYTERNAAKQEVAR, from the coding sequence ATGCTTATTACAATGAATGATATTTACCAGGCCAGGGCTAACCTGGCAGGTGTGATTAACAGAACACCTCTCGAAAACAGCAGAACAATATCCAAACTAACAGGGAACGACGTGTATCTAAAAACGGAAAATCTGCAAAAAACGGGTTCCTTTAAAATTCGCGGTGCATATAACAAAATTGCTAACCTGCCTGAAGAAGACAGGCAAAAAGGAGTAGTTGCCTTCTCCGCCGGAAACCACGGAGCAGGTACTGCATATGCGGCACAAAAACTCGGTATTAAAGCAACTGTAGTAATGCCGGAAAACCCGGTGTTAAGCAAAAAGAACGCCATCCTTCAATACGGGGCAGAAGTAATCGAACACGGAACTACTTCGATTGCCATGTTTGAAAAGGCGTTCGAATTACACCAGCAGGAAGGAAGGGTAATGATTCATCCTTTTGATGATCCATACATCATTGCCGGCCAGGGGACGATAGGGCTGGAAATACTTGAAGATCTTCCGGATGCAGAGGTAGTTATCATCCCTGTAAGCGGAGGAGGGTTAATATCCGGACTGGCAGCAGCCCTTAAAGAAATAAAACCGACGATTAAGGTAATCGGAGTTAACACGGAAGGGGCGACGGCGATGTATACCTCTTTAGAGCATGGCAAGCCGACAGAAGTGAGTGAAGTAAATACGATCGCTGACGGGCTGATGGCGAAAAAACCAGGAGACCTGACCTTTGCTCATACGCAAAAATATGTGGATGATCTCGTGCTTGTTTCTGAAGCAGATATTGCAAACAGTGTTGCTTTTATGGCTGAAAGAACAAAGCTTGTTGTGGAGCCTTCCGGTGCAGCAGCGACTGCAGCGTTATTAAGCGGAAGGGTTAACATAAAAGACAAGAAAACCGTAGTGATGGTCAGCGGAGGGAACGTAAGCTTTGAGCTTTATCATCAGCTAATTAAAGAATACACCGAGCGGAATGCTGCAAAACAGGAGGTGGCCCGATGA
- a CDS encoding amidohydrolase family protein, with the protein MTYLLKNIRVITCNGDEIFENGEVLFSEEGITEAGISVRKPEGAVTEIDGTGKTVIPGLVDSHVHLGMDASPDPFSKMKDDGPEEIAFKAVKQGYEFLAAGITTVRNLGTRYNADIKYSRAVKEGLVEGPRVFAAGRPIVMTGGHGHVMAVEADGPDEVRKAARQQFKAGADLLKVMATAGVLTESNEGPGGVQLNEEELRCACEEAANISKTVAAHTIGTEGIKNAVRAGVTTIEHAYLLDEEGVQLMVQMGTYLVPTLLAPRLILDKQGIVPDYMLNKLNQIVDDHINSFQLALEAGVPIAAGTDAGTPFNVPGLLADELALMVDCGMSPAEALRSATITAARAVKADSKIGTIEAGKTADLVVVDGDPLTDISVLKNPVHVFKEGRLYQGTATNKVPEVQ; encoded by the coding sequence ATGACATATTTGCTGAAAAACATTCGCGTTATCACCTGTAACGGCGATGAGATTTTTGAAAACGGCGAGGTTTTGTTCAGCGAAGAAGGTATTACAGAAGCTGGAATATCAGTGAGAAAACCAGAAGGTGCCGTAACGGAAATAGACGGCACCGGTAAAACAGTAATTCCCGGATTAGTTGATTCTCATGTCCATCTCGGAATGGATGCTTCACCGGACCCGTTCTCTAAGATGAAAGATGACGGACCTGAGGAAATTGCCTTTAAAGCTGTAAAACAAGGATACGAGTTTCTGGCGGCTGGAATTACAACGGTTAGAAACCTTGGGACCAGGTACAATGCAGACATTAAATATTCCAGGGCGGTAAAGGAAGGGCTAGTTGAAGGGCCAAGAGTTTTTGCCGCTGGCCGGCCTATCGTTATGACAGGCGGACACGGCCATGTAATGGCAGTGGAAGCTGATGGACCTGATGAGGTGAGAAAAGCAGCCCGCCAGCAGTTTAAAGCAGGGGCTGATCTATTAAAAGTAATGGCTACTGCCGGAGTTCTTACAGAAAGCAATGAAGGTCCCGGAGGGGTTCAGTTAAATGAAGAAGAGCTTCGCTGTGCCTGTGAGGAGGCTGCAAATATTTCTAAAACCGTCGCCGCCCACACAATAGGTACGGAGGGAATTAAGAACGCAGTCAGAGCCGGCGTAACAACGATTGAGCACGCTTATCTTCTTGACGAGGAAGGGGTCCAGCTGATGGTCCAGATGGGGACGTACCTTGTTCCAACCTTACTGGCCCCACGGCTCATACTGGACAAGCAGGGGATTGTTCCTGATTATATGCTGAATAAACTGAATCAGATTGTCGATGACCATATTAATAGTTTCCAGCTGGCTCTGGAAGCAGGTGTGCCGATTGCAGCAGGTACAGACGCAGGAACTCCGTTCAATGTCCCAGGGCTGCTCGCTGATGAGCTGGCATTAATGGTGGATTGCGGGATGAGCCCTGCTGAAGCTTTAAGATCAGCAACTATCACAGCTGCCAGAGCGGTCAAAGCGGACAGCAAAATAGGGACCATTGAAGCTGGAAAAACAGCTGACTTAGTAGTTGTAGATGGTGATCCACTTACAGATATCAGTGTCCTGAAAAATCCTGTTCATGTCTTTAAGGAAGGCAGGCTTTATCAGGGAACAGCAACGAATAAGGTTCCGGAGGTGCAATGA
- a CDS encoding transcriptional regulator, protein MEKQLVKTDLHPLLRSYLPIAEGIASTFGEFCEVTLHDFSDVSSSIVAIFNGEVTGRRIGSPVTNLGLEILRKGENGEDLILNYPNSSVPQKYIKSSSMIIRDEHDEMIGCLCINIDLTYLKMNHSFAESLMATNQKKTRKEEFSQSITELEEEIIEDAVNQIGKPVALMTKEEREAFIAYLDKKGLFLIKGAVQRVATLLDISKYTMYNYLDKSQS, encoded by the coding sequence ATGGAAAAACAACTCGTAAAAACCGATCTCCATCCTTTGCTCAGAAGCTACCTTCCTATTGCTGAAGGGATAGCATCTACATTCGGTGAGTTCTGTGAAGTAACATTACATGATTTTTCAGACGTTTCTTCTTCCATCGTTGCTATCTTTAATGGAGAGGTAACAGGCCGCCGAATTGGTTCTCCTGTTACAAATCTCGGGCTTGAGATACTCCGGAAAGGTGAAAACGGCGAGGATCTTATACTGAACTATCCTAATTCAAGTGTTCCGCAAAAATATATAAAATCGAGCTCCATGATCATCAGGGACGAGCATGACGAAATGATTGGCTGTTTATGCATCAATATTGATTTAACATATTTAAAGATGAACCACAGCTTTGCTGAAAGCCTTATGGCAACAAATCAGAAGAAAACGAGAAAGGAGGAGTTTTCCCAGTCAATTACAGAACTCGAGGAAGAAATCATTGAAGATGCTGTTAACCAGATTGGCAAACCAGTTGCATTAATGACTAAGGAGGAAAGAGAAGCTTTTATCGCTTATCTCGATAAGAAAGGGTTATTCCTTATCAAAGGAGCAGTACAGCGTGTAGCTACATTGCTGGATATTTCCAAATATACTATGTACAACTATCTGGATAAGTCACAGAGCTGA
- a CDS encoding AbgT family transporter encodes MANRLFSKFLDFIEKYGNKLPDHVMLFVIIAGIILLCSAVFAALGTSAVNPATDEEIFVVNLLNGEGLIMILTQLVPNFTSFPPLGIVLVVMLGVGLAESTGLISALMKTTIMNTPKKLILPVIVLVAMLGNAAADAAMVVLPPIVAMIFIALGRHPIAGLAAAYASVAGGFSANLILSMLDPLVAGFTQTGAQILDPNYVANPAMNYYFLAISCFVLVPVAVLVTTKIVEPRLGSYTGETEKIEEVTKSEKRGLLWAGISIAVLTVIVLFLTIPQDALLRDAETGSLTVSPFMTGLVPLMMVFFLVPALVYGLVTKVLKSSKDVADHLAKAMSGMGMYIVIAFVAAQMIAFFNWSNLGPIVAIKGADLLQALGLTGLPLLLGFIIVAALINLMVASASAKWAILAPVFVPMFMIVGYSPAFTQLAYRIGDSITNPITPMLAYFAIALTFAKKYDPKIGIGTFMASLLPYSIAFAIVWIILFAAWYFLGLPLGPGEFIHLNN; translated from the coding sequence ATGGCGAATCGTTTATTTTCTAAATTTTTAGACTTTATAGAAAAGTACGGTAATAAACTTCCTGATCATGTAATGCTTTTTGTAATTATTGCTGGTATTATACTTCTTTGTTCTGCAGTGTTTGCCGCTTTAGGCACATCGGCTGTTAACCCGGCAACCGATGAAGAAATTTTCGTCGTGAACTTATTGAACGGGGAAGGGTTAATTATGATTTTAACCCAACTCGTTCCGAACTTTACTAGTTTCCCTCCTCTTGGGATTGTATTAGTCGTCATGCTGGGGGTTGGCTTAGCTGAGTCTACCGGACTGATTTCAGCGTTAATGAAAACAACAATTATGAATACACCGAAGAAACTGATCCTTCCTGTAATTGTATTGGTGGCTATGCTTGGTAACGCGGCAGCAGATGCGGCGATGGTTGTGCTTCCGCCAATCGTAGCAATGATCTTCATAGCCCTCGGAAGGCACCCGATCGCTGGTTTGGCTGCAGCATATGCTTCAGTGGCTGGAGGGTTTAGTGCAAACCTGATATTAAGCATGCTTGATCCTTTAGTAGCTGGTTTCACACAAACCGGCGCGCAAATTCTTGATCCGAATTATGTTGCAAACCCGGCAATGAACTATTATTTCCTTGCTATTTCCTGTTTCGTTCTCGTCCCTGTAGCTGTGCTTGTCACTACAAAAATCGTAGAGCCTCGTCTCGGCTCGTATACTGGCGAAACTGAGAAAATTGAAGAAGTTACAAAATCAGAAAAAAGAGGATTGCTCTGGGCAGGTATTTCCATAGCGGTTCTTACAGTTATCGTTCTGTTCCTTACAATACCACAGGATGCATTGCTCCGGGATGCTGAGACAGGCTCGTTAACTGTTTCACCATTTATGACAGGCCTTGTGCCGTTAATGATGGTATTCTTCCTGGTGCCTGCACTCGTTTATGGCCTCGTTACTAAAGTCCTGAAATCTTCTAAAGATGTTGCTGATCATCTGGCGAAAGCAATGTCTGGTATGGGTATGTACATTGTTATCGCATTCGTTGCTGCACAAATGATCGCCTTCTTTAACTGGAGTAATTTAGGCCCGATCGTTGCCATTAAGGGAGCAGACCTTCTGCAGGCATTAGGGTTAACTGGTCTGCCGCTTCTCCTCGGATTTATTATTGTAGCAGCCCTGATTAACCTGATGGTTGCAAGTGCCTCTGCGAAATGGGCGATCCTCGCACCGGTTTTTGTACCTATGTTTATGATTGTAGGTTACAGCCCGGCATTTACCCAGCTCGCATACCGGATTGGAGACTCGATCACAAATCCAATCACACCGATGCTTGCCTATTTCGCTATCGCCCTGACATTTGCCAAAAAATACGATCCGAAAATCGGTATCGGGACATTTATGGCATCTTTACTGCCATACTCCATTGCATTCGCAATCGTCTGGATCATCCTGTTCGCAGCATGGTACTTCCTCGGGCTTCCGCTGGGACCTGGAGAATTTATCCACTTGAATAATTAA
- a CDS encoding EAL domain-containing protein, with amino-acid sequence MTFNIPDTRLLKSQNIILEMVATGESLTSILERVTVEIESIFQDTYCSIMICNEAENTLVNPVAPSLTNSYKRAVTGIKVAPHSGSCGTAAYRKERVIVKDITKDPLWKEFQSLGVSHGLRSCWSEPILSSEGNVLGIFALYHSYPKEPAPEELQIIGTFTYITAMALEHKKKDEKLSESERHYRLLADNVSDFIGIVDLNGNYVYVSPSHDKFLGYSAKELLGKNCFEFMHPEDIDYVVEAFEESLKTNQQEHQAVFRFKHKKGHWVYLDTKGNPIGDDNQDITHYAYITRDVTKQKMAEQQLEEVIEDLKETQEKFNSLFNNSLDAIFEIDEDGNYVRVNNVAETLTGYSKQELLTMHFNNLMLFKEEAEDIFQKVKKGQSFRFENWLIHKDGHHVFIDVNVVPVAYKDNSCTVLAFVQDITEKKQAVEEIRELAYKDALTGLPNRSLFKLKLEEAINRADENEGSLGILFIDFDNFKSINDTLGHDFGDELLKKLVKIIKLCIGSEDILSRQGGDEFLILAEQAGISEMRALCRSIINELTMPVELLGNEVFITPSIGVCMYPEYKVDAVNLIKNADLAMYHAKDTGKNNYQFYTEHLHDKVTRRNQLVSSLRKALHRKEFSLHYQPQFELETSKVTGLEALLRWKPEFGPVSPAEFIPISEETGMIVDIGEWVLYEACKQGKAWHDAGILNAPVSVNVSARQFMDPAFTEMVTRILKETGFQPHCLELEITERILIDVNEAADSVNKLRESGVRIAVDDFGIGYSSLNMIKSIDIDSLKIDQSFLRDVMKNSKSAGLLDAIIKMGAEIGSDVIVEGIETEDQVNFLKQKGVIGQGYFYSKPLPEEEIENFLKKTTVEK; translated from the coding sequence ATGACATTTAATATTCCGGATACGAGACTACTAAAATCGCAAAATATCATTCTGGAAATGGTTGCAACTGGGGAATCCCTTACAAGCATCCTCGAAAGAGTGACCGTGGAAATCGAAAGTATTTTCCAGGATACATACTGTTCCATTATGATCTGCAATGAAGCAGAAAATACGTTAGTTAACCCGGTGGCTCCAAGCCTTACTAATTCATATAAACGTGCTGTTACAGGTATCAAAGTAGCTCCTCATTCAGGTTCATGTGGAACTGCTGCTTACAGAAAAGAAAGAGTCATCGTAAAAGATATTACAAAGGATCCGCTCTGGAAGGAATTTCAGTCCCTTGGTGTTTCACATGGCCTGAGGTCATGCTGGTCCGAACCGATTCTTTCATCTGAAGGAAATGTACTGGGGATTTTTGCCCTGTATCACAGTTATCCGAAAGAACCGGCACCAGAGGAATTGCAAATAATAGGAACATTTACATATATAACAGCTATGGCATTGGAACACAAAAAGAAAGATGAGAAACTTTCAGAAAGCGAACGGCACTACCGGCTCCTTGCAGATAATGTTTCTGACTTTATTGGTATTGTGGATCTTAATGGTAACTATGTCTATGTGTCACCGTCACATGACAAGTTTTTAGGTTATTCCGCGAAAGAGCTGTTAGGCAAGAACTGCTTTGAATTTATGCATCCTGAAGATATAGATTATGTAGTGGAGGCATTTGAAGAATCTCTTAAAACCAATCAACAGGAGCATCAGGCAGTATTTCGGTTTAAACATAAAAAAGGCCACTGGGTGTATCTGGACACAAAAGGAAACCCGATAGGAGATGATAACCAGGATATTACCCATTATGCATATATTACGAGAGATGTCACAAAGCAGAAAATGGCAGAGCAGCAGCTTGAAGAAGTAATTGAAGATCTTAAGGAGACACAGGAAAAATTTAATTCTCTGTTCAATAACTCTCTTGACGCAATTTTTGAAATTGATGAAGATGGCAATTATGTTAGAGTAAACAATGTAGCGGAAACACTAACCGGTTACAGTAAACAAGAACTGCTCACTATGCATTTTAATAACTTAATGTTGTTTAAGGAAGAAGCAGAAGATATTTTTCAAAAGGTAAAAAAAGGCCAGTCCTTCCGTTTTGAAAACTGGCTTATTCATAAAGATGGCCATCATGTGTTTATCGATGTGAACGTAGTTCCTGTGGCTTATAAGGATAATTCCTGTACTGTCCTGGCTTTTGTTCAGGATATTACAGAAAAAAAGCAGGCAGTCGAGGAAATAAGGGAACTTGCTTATAAAGACGCATTGACCGGTCTGCCGAACCGTTCGCTCTTTAAGCTGAAGCTGGAAGAAGCGATCAATCGGGCAGATGAAAACGAAGGATCGCTGGGTATTTTATTCATCGATTTTGATAATTTCAAATCTATTAATGATACACTAGGGCATGACTTCGGGGACGAACTGCTTAAAAAGCTGGTTAAAATAATAAAACTCTGTATTGGAAGTGAGGATATTCTTTCCAGACAGGGCGGTGATGAATTTTTAATATTAGCCGAGCAGGCAGGCATTTCTGAAATGCGTGCGCTTTGCAGATCAATTATTAATGAATTAACCATGCCTGTTGAGCTTCTCGGAAATGAAGTCTTTATCACTCCGAGCATTGGTGTTTGCATGTATCCTGAATATAAAGTGGATGCTGTAAATCTAATAAAAAATGCTGATTTAGCAATGTACCATGCAAAAGATACAGGGAAAAACAATTATCAATTTTATACAGAGCATCTTCACGATAAAGTAACGCGCAGAAACCAGCTCGTCAGCTCTCTCAGAAAAGCACTCCATAGAAAGGAATTTTCCCTGCATTATCAGCCGCAGTTTGAACTGGAAACGTCAAAGGTGACCGGCCTGGAAGCATTACTTAGGTGGAAGCCGGAGTTTGGCCCCGTATCTCCAGCTGAGTTTATTCCTATTTCAGAAGAGACAGGTATGATTGTCGACATTGGAGAATGGGTGTTGTATGAAGCTTGTAAACAAGGAAAAGCATGGCATGATGCAGGAATACTGAATGCCCCTGTATCTGTGAACGTTTCTGCCAGGCAGTTTATGGACCCTGCTTTTACTGAGATGGTAACCCGCATATTGAAGGAAACAGGATTCCAGCCCCACTGTTTAGAACTTGAGATAACCGAACGGATTCTTATTGACGTAAATGAAGCTGCAGACAGCGTGAATAAACTAAGAGAATCAGGAGTACGCATAGCGGTCGACGATTTCGGAATCGGTTACTCTTCACTGAATATGATAAAAAGCATCGATATAGACAGCCTGAAAATTGATCAGTCATTCCTCAGGGATGTGATGAAAAACAGTAAATCTGCGGGCCTGCTGGATGCAATCATAAAGATGGGCGCAGAAATTGGATCAGACGTTATTGTAGAAGGGATTGAAACGGAAGACCAGGTGAATTTCCTGAAGCAAAAAGGGGTTATTGGGCAGGGATATTTCTACAGTAAGCCACTTCCCGAAGAAGAAATCGAGAATTTTTTAAAGAAAACCACAGTGGAAAAATAA